The proteins below are encoded in one region of Telopea speciosissima isolate NSW1024214 ecotype Mountain lineage chromosome 10, Tspe_v1, whole genome shotgun sequence:
- the LOC122643830 gene encoding secoisolariciresinol dehydrogenase-like, which translates to MSSDNLLNSMGKRLVGKVAVITGGAAGIGKATAKLFTLHGCRVVIADIQDDLGQSVCEEIGAEMSLFVHCDVTKEDDVKNAVDEAVSRFGKLDIMFNNAGTIDPPKVRTVDNQKSDFERVLDVNVTGVFLGTKHAARVMLPAKQGSIINNGSVSSIVGGIATHAYVASKYAVVGPSEEALSLVYSFLFKSNYELLIRLFL; encoded by the exons ATGAGTTCTGACAATCTTCTTAATTCTATGGGAaagag ACTAGTGGGTAAGGTTGCAGTGATCACTGGTGGTGCTGCGGGCATCGGTAAAGCTACTGCCAAACTCTTCACCCTGCATGGTTGTAGGGTAGTGATTGCCGACATCCAAGATGATTTGGGTCAATCCGTGTGTGAAGAAATTGGGGCAGAGATGTCGTTATTCGTGCATTGCGATGTCACCAAAGAAGATGATGTGAAGAACGCAGTAGACGAGGCTGTTTCAAGATTTGGAAAACTTGACATAATGTTCAACAATGCCGGGACCATTGATCCACCTAAGGTAAGAACTGTGGACAACCAAAAATCCGATTTCGAAAGGGTCCTCGACGTCAATGTCACCGGTGTGTTCTTAGGCACCAAACACGCAGCTCGTGTCATGTTACCGGCGAAACAAGGCAGCATCATTAACAATGGGAGTGTGAGTTCAATCGTGGGAGGGATAGCCACTCATGCTTATGTAGCTTCCAAGTATGCAGTAGTAGGTCCCAGTGAAGAAGCTCTTTCTTTGGtgtattcatttctcttcaaaAGTAACTATGAATTGTTAATAAGACTGTTTTTATGA
- the LOC122642111 gene encoding 3-hydroxyisobutyryl-CoA hydrolase 1-like — MLDYIVATHDKTLVSLIDGVVMGGGAGLSMNGNFRVVTEKAVFAMPEAALGFFPDVGASYFLSRLPGFFGEYLGLTGARLGGAEMVTCGLATHFVLSKDLPSLEKELDGVNSRDPSIVSKVINKFIEEPSIKSTCAFRSMDIINKCFSRNTVEEILAALENEAKNGPDSWIVAAIKSMKAASPTSLKIFLRSIRKGRGQGLDQCLIHEFRMASHAFRKTVNNDFYEGCRAILFDKDKQPKWEVSKLELVTNEMVGQFFTKVDDDDWEDLQLDARSDDANLFKARL; from the exons ATGCTAGATTATATTGTAGCTACACATGATAAAACTTTG GTCTCACTTATTGATGGAGTGGTCATGGGAGGTGGTGCCGGACTATCCATGAATGGAAACTTTCGAGTTGTGACCGAGAAAGCG GTATTTGCAATGCCCGAAGCAGCTTTAGGATTTTTTCCGGATGTAGGTGCTTCATACTTTTTGTCTAGGCTGCCAGGTTTCTTCG GAGAGTATTTGGGCCTCACTGGTGCTCGGTTAGGTGGGGCAGAGATGGTTACATGTGGCCTTGCTACTCATTTTGTCCTTTCCAAG GATTTACCTTCATTGGAAAAAGAGTTGGATGGAGTTAATTCTAGAGATCCATCTATCGTGTCTAAAGTCATCAATAAGTTCATTGAAGAGCCATCTATCAAATCTACTTGTGCTTTTAGAAG CATggatatcatcaacaaatgttTCTCAAGAAACACAGTTGAAGAAATATTAGCAGCATTG GAAAATGAGGCTAAGAATGGACCAGATAGTTGGATTGTGGCAGCAATCAAGTCTATGAAAGCAGCATCTCCAACTAGTCTTAAAATATTTCTTAGATCG ATCAGGAAAGGACGGGGGCAAGGCCTAGATCAATGCCTAATTCATGAGTTTAGAATGGCTTCTCATGCTTTTCGCAAAACAGTGAACAATGACTTTTATGAG GGTTGTAGAGCAATATTGTTTGATAAAGATAAACAACCAAAG TGGGAGGTTTCAAAACTAGAATTGGTCACAAATGAAATGGTGGGTCAATTTTTCACCAAagtggatgatgatgattggGAAGATCTGCAGCTTGATGCTAGATCTGATGATGCCAACTTATTCAAAGCAAGA